A genomic segment from Rhodopirellula bahusiensis encodes:
- a CDS encoding nucleotide sugar dehydrogenase gives MPSEFTSRIQDHSATIGVIGLGYVGLPLALAYAGGGFKTVGFDIDDKKTSAINAGTSYIKHIAADSIATAIQSGNLAATTDFSQIREIDAIILCVPTPLDEHFEPDLSYVVGTIESILPHLRAGQTISLESTTYPGTTAEELVTRIEAAGLTVGTDVHVVYSPEREDPGNPEFAATNIPKVVGGHTPACLKAGEALYGSVFDQVVPVSSTQVAELTKLLENIYRSVNIGLVNELKLVADQMGIDIWEVIQAASTKPFGFKAFYPGPGLGGHCIPIDPFYLTWKAREFGVHTRFIELAGEINRAMPTHIVRRCADALNQHKKALNGSKVLLVGLAYKPNVDDDRESPSYELLDRLTSQGAEVDYHDPYVPVIRPSREHSHWAGKPSVAWDQATIQNYDLVLISTWHDCLDIHELAQWSKFIVDTRNATAKLPPEQQTKVLKA, from the coding sequence ATGCCATCCGAGTTCACTTCGCGGATCCAAGATCACAGCGCCACCATAGGCGTGATCGGACTCGGCTATGTCGGTCTTCCCCTCGCACTGGCCTATGCTGGCGGCGGTTTCAAGACCGTTGGATTCGACATCGATGACAAGAAGACCTCCGCCATCAACGCTGGCACCAGCTACATCAAACACATCGCTGCGGACTCCATTGCCACAGCGATTCAATCCGGCAACCTCGCCGCCACAACAGACTTCAGCCAAATCCGTGAAATCGATGCGATCATCCTCTGCGTCCCCACGCCGCTGGACGAACACTTCGAACCCGATCTCTCCTACGTTGTAGGAACCATCGAATCGATCCTGCCGCATCTGCGTGCAGGGCAAACGATCAGCCTCGAAAGCACGACTTACCCTGGCACCACCGCCGAAGAACTGGTCACTCGCATTGAAGCCGCCGGACTGACCGTCGGCACCGACGTGCACGTCGTCTACTCGCCCGAACGAGAAGACCCCGGCAACCCCGAGTTCGCCGCCACCAACATCCCCAAAGTCGTCGGCGGTCACACGCCAGCGTGCCTGAAGGCAGGCGAAGCCCTCTACGGCAGCGTTTTCGATCAAGTCGTCCCGGTCAGCAGCACACAAGTTGCCGAATTGACCAAACTGCTCGAAAACATTTACCGCAGCGTCAACATCGGATTGGTCAACGAATTAAAACTTGTCGCCGACCAAATGGGCATCGACATTTGGGAAGTCATCCAAGCCGCCAGCACCAAACCCTTCGGCTTCAAAGCCTTTTATCCTGGCCCCGGCCTCGGTGGTCACTGCATCCCAATCGACCCTTTCTACTTGACTTGGAAAGCCCGCGAATTCGGCGTTCACACTCGGTTCATTGAGCTGGCTGGTGAGATCAACCGAGCGATGCCCACGCACATCGTTCGCCGCTGTGCTGATGCGTTGAACCAACACAAAAAAGCCCTCAACGGTAGCAAGGTGCTACTGGTTGGCCTGGCCTACAAACCCAACGTTGACGACGACCGAGAATCACCCTCCTACGAACTATTGGATCGCCTGACCTCGCAGGGTGCCGAGGTCGACTACCACGATCCGTATGTCCCCGTCATTCGCCCATCACGAGAACACTCACACTGGGCCGGCAAACCCAGCGTCGCCTGGGATCAAGCAACGATCCAAAACTACGACCTGGTCCTGATTTCCACCTGGCACGATTGCCTCGACATTCACGAACTCGCCCAGTGGTCCAAATTCATCGTCGACACCCGCAACGCCACTGCCAAACTGCCCCCCGAACAACAAACCAAAGTCCTCAAAGCCTAG